Proteins encoded in a region of the Hippocampus zosterae strain Florida chromosome 11, ASM2543408v3, whole genome shotgun sequence genome:
- the tbxtb gene encoding T-box transcription factor T isoform X2 gives MSIAGVSESPGKAGQYRVDHLLSAVQSELQAGSEKGDPTERELKLSLDDSELWGKFKDLTNEMIVTKNGRRMFPVMKVNVSGLDPNAMYSFLLDFVSADNHRWKYVSGEWVPGGKPEPQTPSCVYIHPDSPNFGAHWMKAPVSFSKVKLTNKLNGGGQIMLNSLHKYEPRIHIVRVGGPRRMVTSHSFPETQFIAVTAYQNEEITALKIKHNPFAKAFLDAKERCDDKDIKDETVEHQQSTYSPLGGWFLPASGSLCPPAAASPHGQFGNPISLSPSHGRERYSTLRTHRSAPYSTSSYNHRTNSPSYTENSSACLSMLSSQDNWCGLQIPTHSSMMSMTHNPTSATNSSQYSSLWSMNNTQLTPVSPVSHHSAGMNNNNLSSQFLRGPGSHYPHLAHSVTAPSSGSPMYDSSSTEGHDSAQYDSSLQRHSPAWTAVTLPSM, from the exons ATGTCCATAGCGGGCGTGAGCGAGAGTCCTGGGAAGGCCGGCCAGTACCGGGTGGACCACCTCCTGAGCGCCGTGCAAAGTGAGCTGCAGGCCGGCAGCGAGAAGGGCGACCCCACGGAGAGGGAGCTGAAGCTATCTTTGGATGACAGCGAACTTTGGGGCAAATTTAAGGATCTCACTAACGAGATGATCGTGACGAAAAACGGCAG GCGCATGTTCCCCGTGATGAAAGTCAACGTGTCCGGACTGGACCCGAACGCCATGTACTCCTTCTTGTTGGACTTTGTATCTGCGGACAACCACAGGTGGAAGTACGTGAGCGGGGAGTGGGTCCCCGGGGGGAAGCCCGAACCTCAGACTCCCAGCTGTGTCTACATCCACCCGGACTCACCAAATTTCGGCGCACACTGGATGAAAGCCCCCGTCTCTTTTAGCAAAGTCAAACTCACCAATAAACTCAACGGGGGAGGTCAG ATCATGTTAAACTCCTTACACAAGTATGAGCCGCGCATCCACATCGTGCGCGTCGGAGGCCCGCGAAGGATGGTTACCAGTCATTCCTTCCCAGAGACACAATTTATTGCAGTGACGGCCTATCAAAATGAAGAG ATAACcgctttgaaaataaaacacaacccCTTTGCCAAGGCGTTCCTGGATGCAAAGGAAAG ATGTGATGACAAAGACATCAAAGACGAAACAGTTGAACACCAGCAGTCAACGTATTCACCGT TAGGCGGTTGGTTTCTACCTGCGTCAGGCTCCCTCTGCCCTCCTGCGGCTGCAAGCCCTCACGGTCAATTTGGAAACCCCATCTCTCTTTCGCCATCCCACGGTCGCGAGCGCTACTCCACGCTCAGGACTCACCGCTCGGCACCCTACAGCACCTCTTCTTACAACCATCGGACTAACTCGCCCA GTTACACAGAGAACTCTTCTGCATGTCTGTCAATGCTGTCAAGTCAAGACAACTGGTGCGGTCTCCAGATTCCAACGCACTCCAGCATGATGTCCATGACCCACAATCCAACCTCTGCTACCAACTCCAG TCAGTACAGCAGCCTTTGGTCGATGAACAACACACAGCTGACCCCAGTCTCCCCGGTGTCTCACCATTCGGCTgggatgaacaacaacaacttgaGCTCCCAGTTTCTGAGAGGGCCCGGCAGTCACTATCCCCATCTGGCACACTCGGTCACAGCGCCCTCATCTGGCTCACCCATGTATGACAGCAGTAGCACAGAGGGGCACGACTCAGCTCAGTATGATTCCTCTCTGCAGCGGCATTCTCCAGCCTGGACTGCTGTCACGCTCCCGTCCATGTGA
- the tbxtb gene encoding T-box transcription factor T isoform X1: MSIAGVSESPGKAGQYRVDHLLSAVQSELQAGSEKGDPTERELKLSLDDSELWGKFKDLTNEMIVTKNGRRMFPVMKVNVSGLDPNAMYSFLLDFVSADNHRWKYVSGEWVPGGKPEPQTPSCVYIHPDSPNFGAHWMKAPVSFSKVKLTNKLNGGGQIMLNSLHKYEPRIHIVRVGGPRRMVTSHSFPETQFIAVTAYQNEEITALKIKHNPFAKAFLDAKERCDDKDIKDETVEHQQSTYSPLGGWFLPASGSLCPPAAASPHGQFGNPISLSPSHGRERYSTLRTHRSAPYSTSSYNHRTNSPTGYTENSSACLSMLSSQDNWCGLQIPTHSSMMSMTHNPTSATNSSQYSSLWSMNNTQLTPVSPVSHHSAGMNNNNLSSQFLRGPGSHYPHLAHSVTAPSSGSPMYDSSSTEGHDSAQYDSSLQRHSPAWTAVTLPSM, encoded by the exons ATGTCCATAGCGGGCGTGAGCGAGAGTCCTGGGAAGGCCGGCCAGTACCGGGTGGACCACCTCCTGAGCGCCGTGCAAAGTGAGCTGCAGGCCGGCAGCGAGAAGGGCGACCCCACGGAGAGGGAGCTGAAGCTATCTTTGGATGACAGCGAACTTTGGGGCAAATTTAAGGATCTCACTAACGAGATGATCGTGACGAAAAACGGCAG GCGCATGTTCCCCGTGATGAAAGTCAACGTGTCCGGACTGGACCCGAACGCCATGTACTCCTTCTTGTTGGACTTTGTATCTGCGGACAACCACAGGTGGAAGTACGTGAGCGGGGAGTGGGTCCCCGGGGGGAAGCCCGAACCTCAGACTCCCAGCTGTGTCTACATCCACCCGGACTCACCAAATTTCGGCGCACACTGGATGAAAGCCCCCGTCTCTTTTAGCAAAGTCAAACTCACCAATAAACTCAACGGGGGAGGTCAG ATCATGTTAAACTCCTTACACAAGTATGAGCCGCGCATCCACATCGTGCGCGTCGGAGGCCCGCGAAGGATGGTTACCAGTCATTCCTTCCCAGAGACACAATTTATTGCAGTGACGGCCTATCAAAATGAAGAG ATAACcgctttgaaaataaaacacaacccCTTTGCCAAGGCGTTCCTGGATGCAAAGGAAAG ATGTGATGACAAAGACATCAAAGACGAAACAGTTGAACACCAGCAGTCAACGTATTCACCGT TAGGCGGTTGGTTTCTACCTGCGTCAGGCTCCCTCTGCCCTCCTGCGGCTGCAAGCCCTCACGGTCAATTTGGAAACCCCATCTCTCTTTCGCCATCCCACGGTCGCGAGCGCTACTCCACGCTCAGGACTCACCGCTCGGCACCCTACAGCACCTCTTCTTACAACCATCGGACTAACTCGCCCA CAGGTTACACAGAGAACTCTTCTGCATGTCTGTCAATGCTGTCAAGTCAAGACAACTGGTGCGGTCTCCAGATTCCAACGCACTCCAGCATGATGTCCATGACCCACAATCCAACCTCTGCTACCAACTCCAG TCAGTACAGCAGCCTTTGGTCGATGAACAACACACAGCTGACCCCAGTCTCCCCGGTGTCTCACCATTCGGCTgggatgaacaacaacaacttgaGCTCCCAGTTTCTGAGAGGGCCCGGCAGTCACTATCCCCATCTGGCACACTCGGTCACAGCGCCCTCATCTGGCTCACCCATGTATGACAGCAGTAGCACAGAGGGGCACGACTCAGCTCAGTATGATTCCTCTCTGCAGCGGCATTCTCCAGCCTGGACTGCTGTCACGCTCCCGTCCATGTGA